One part of the Bacillus sp. FJAT-45350 genome encodes these proteins:
- a CDS encoding ABC transporter permease — protein sequence MQTGSMIRFIVRRDRIRITTWLIALIAITVITASAFTGLYQSDAERQAIAETMKNPAMIAMVGPGYGLDDYTEGPMMAHQMLLFTAIVVAIMSILLVTRHTREEEEEGRVELVRSLPVGRLANISATIIVLFSINTLLAIMIGFGLFSLQLESMDLAGSLLYGAALGATGFFFTSITSLFAQLSENSRGTIGFSFAVLGGAYLIRAVGDVSNEALSWLSPLGWIVKSEVYVNNYWWPIILTIVFSIILAGIALKLNEIRDVGSGFLAAKPGKKYASPLLQSPIGLAFRLQRTSIISWAIGMFVLGLTYGSVLGDLESFFANNEMLQNMLTPVEGYSLTEQFLTMLMAVISMMCTVPALLFMLKLRSEEKKNRTENLLTRAVSRNKLIGSYLFLSVSFGFVMLFLALLGLWSAGSLVMEEAISFTVIFKAAMIYLPAIWIMTGITVLLIGVFPKLINISWLYLGYSFLVVYLGGLLDFPDWLGMLSPFGHVPQYPVEEISIVKLFIITSIAIALCIVGFTSYKNRDLEG from the coding sequence ATGCAAACAGGAAGTATGATACGCTTCATAGTACGACGTGATCGAATCCGAATAACCACTTGGTTAATTGCATTGATAGCAATTACCGTTATTACAGCTTCGGCTTTTACTGGTTTATATCAATCAGATGCAGAAAGACAGGCAATTGCTGAAACAATGAAAAATCCTGCAATGATCGCAATGGTTGGTCCAGGATACGGATTGGATGATTATACTGAAGGACCAATGATGGCACATCAAATGTTATTATTCACTGCAATTGTAGTAGCGATTATGAGTATTTTACTCGTTACACGACATACTCGAGAAGAGGAGGAAGAAGGTCGAGTAGAATTAGTTAGATCTCTCCCGGTCGGTCGACTTGCAAATATAAGTGCAACAATAATTGTTTTATTCTCTATCAATACGCTATTAGCTATAATGATTGGATTTGGTCTTTTTAGTTTACAGTTAGAAAGCATGGATTTAGCTGGCTCCCTATTATATGGAGCAGCATTAGGAGCTACAGGTTTTTTCTTTACATCTATTACTTCGCTATTTGCACAACTATCGGAAAACTCTAGAGGTACGATTGGTTTTTCATTTGCAGTATTGGGAGGAGCCTATCTGATTCGAGCTGTTGGTGATGTTAGTAATGAAGCTTTATCTTGGCTTTCTCCATTAGGGTGGATTGTTAAATCAGAGGTATATGTCAATAATTACTGGTGGCCTATCATATTAACAATAGTTTTTTCCATAATACTAGCGGGTATTGCTCTTAAATTAAACGAAATACGTGATGTAGGATCAGGGTTTTTAGCAGCTAAACCAGGGAAAAAGTATGCCTCACCTCTTTTACAAAGTCCTATCGGGTTAGCCTTTCGATTACAACGTACAAGTATCATATCTTGGGCAATAGGTATGTTTGTGTTAGGTCTGACGTATGGTTCGGTATTGGGAGATTTAGAATCCTTTTTTGCAAATAATGAAATGCTACAAAACATGTTAACTCCTGTAGAAGGGTATTCATTAACGGAACAATTTTTGACTATGTTGATGGCAGTTATATCAATGATGTGTACTGTCCCTGCTTTGTTGTTTATGCTAAAGCTTCGCTCAGAGGAGAAAAAGAACCGTACTGAAAACTTGTTAACTAGAGCAGTATCAAGAAATAAATTAATAGGGAGTTATTTATTCCTTTCTGTTTCATTTGGTTTTGTCATGTTATTTCTTGCTTTACTTGGATTGTGGTCAGCAGGATCACTAGTGATGGAAGAGGCTATTTCTTTCACAGTTATATTTAAAGCAGCAATGATTTATTTACCAGCTATTTGGATTATGACTGGCATAACTGTATTACTTATTGGTGTTTTTCCTAAACTTATTAATATTAGTTGGCTTTATTTAGGATATTCATTTTTGGTTGTCTATTTAGGGGGCTTACTAGACTTTCCTGATTGGTTAGGAATGTTATCGCCATTTGGACATGTACCTCAGTATCCAGTGGAAGAGATTTCGATAGTTAAGCTGTTCATCATAACTTCTATTGCGATAGCACTATGTATCGTTGGATTTACTAGCTATAAAAATCGTGACCTTGAAGGGTAA
- a CDS encoding VOC family protein — MAIDVYLTFNGNCREAVEFYSDVFKTEVPQIMIFGDSPPNPEYPLPEEAKNLIMHARLTINGSTVMFSDTFPGTPFVTGNNISLAVVSKNKEDIQSYFDKIKEGGNVGMELQETFWSKCYGQVTDKFGVIWQLNLNTEE, encoded by the coding sequence ATGGCTATTGATGTGTACCTTACTTTTAATGGGAATTGCCGTGAAGCAGTAGAATTTTATTCAGATGTTTTCAAAACAGAAGTACCACAAATTATGATATTTGGAGATTCTCCACCGAATCCTGAATACCCTTTACCAGAAGAAGCCAAGAATTTAATCATGCACGCACGACTAACGATAAATGGAAGTACCGTTATGTTTTCTGATACATTCCCAGGGACTCCATTTGTTACGGGAAACAATATAAGTCTTGCGGTGGTAAGTAAAAACAAAGAAGATATTCAATCTTATTTCGATAAAATTAAAGAAGGCGGAAACGTTGGCATGGAGCTTCAAGAGACATTTTGGAGTAAATGCTATGGGCAAGTCACTGATAAGTTTGGCGTCATATGGCAGTTGAATCTCAATACTGAAGAATAA
- a CDS encoding DUF3231 family protein, which yields MEDKSSIRLTAAEMSTLWTQYINDTLATCMNTYFLEKVEDEEVRPIIEYTLNEAKENLSLMKEIFTKDNFPIPIGFTEQDVNPEAPKLFSDTFMLVYLRHMSILALAASSAALGLVTRPDVVTFHKRVLSKSIKLQDLTRDLLLKQGTYIKPPYISVPDQVDFVERQQFLAGFLGKKRQISSIEVTHLYLNVQGNAIGKALISGFAQIAQTPEVKEYMVRGMDIAHKHIKSFSNFLIEEDLPAPMTWDSAILDSTSKIFSDKLLMFHISAMNASGIGNYGMALAASPRRDLGLKYASLIPEISLYAEDGANLMIKYGWLEEPPQADDRDELIKK from the coding sequence ATGGAAGATAAATCAAGTATACGTTTAACCGCTGCTGAAATGTCTACATTGTGGACACAGTATATTAACGATACACTAGCAACTTGTATGAATACATATTTTTTAGAAAAAGTAGAGGACGAGGAAGTACGTCCAATCATTGAATATACATTAAATGAAGCTAAAGAAAATCTGTCTCTCATGAAAGAGATATTTACAAAAGATAACTTCCCTATCCCAATAGGATTTACAGAGCAAGACGTTAATCCCGAAGCTCCGAAGCTTTTCTCTGATACATTCATGCTTGTGTATTTACGACATATGTCTATCCTCGCTTTGGCAGCAAGTAGTGCAGCACTAGGACTAGTAACACGTCCTGATGTAGTGACCTTCCACAAACGGGTACTGTCCAAATCGATAAAGCTACAAGACTTGACCCGTGACTTGTTGCTGAAACAAGGGACATATATAAAACCACCTTATATCTCTGTACCAGACCAAGTTGATTTTGTGGAAAGACAGCAATTTTTAGCTGGATTTTTAGGTAAAAAGCGTCAGATCTCTTCAATAGAAGTAACTCACCTTTATTTAAATGTACAAGGGAATGCGATTGGAAAAGCACTTATATCTGGATTTGCGCAGATTGCTCAAACACCTGAAGTTAAGGAATATATGGTAAGAGGGATGGATATAGCCCATAAACATATTAAGAGTTTTAGTAATTTTTTAATAGAAGAAGACTTACCAGCCCCAATGACTTGGGATTCAGCAATATTAGATTCGACTTCTAAAATTTTTTCAGATAAACTCCTTATGTTTCATATTTCCGCTATGAACGCTTCTGGAATTGGTAACTATGGTATGGCGTTAGCTGCTAGTCCAAGAAGAGATTTAGGATTGAAATATGCGTCATTAATTCCCGAGATATCGTTGTATGCTGAAGATGGAGCTAATCTTATGATTAAATATGGATGGTTAGAAGAACCGCCACAAGCAGATGATCGAGATGAATTAATAAAGAAGTAA
- a CDS encoding rhodanese-like domain-containing protein, whose amino-acid sequence MIKKYWQVIIPILLIVGYLGYQFTLTTGIAQISTEELATLLDEKQDEEIFFVDVREVNEFNDGHIQGMVNVPLSQLEQTHHQIPTNQQVVIFCRSGNRSLQAANLLKDLGYTNLTNVKGGILAWEGHVIK is encoded by the coding sequence TTGATTAAGAAGTATTGGCAAGTCATTATACCTATTCTCTTAATAGTTGGTTATTTAGGATATCAATTTACGCTAACAACAGGAATTGCACAAATTAGTACAGAAGAATTAGCAACTCTGTTAGATGAAAAGCAAGATGAAGAAATTTTCTTTGTAGACGTTCGTGAAGTTAATGAATTTAATGACGGACATATACAGGGTATGGTTAATGTTCCTCTTAGCCAGTTAGAACAAACTCATCATCAAATACCTACGAACCAACAAGTAGTCATCTTCTGTAGAAGTGGAAATAGAAGTCTTCAAGCTGCTAATCTACTAAAAGATTTAGGATATACCAATCTAACCAATGTTAAAGGTGGCATATTAGCTTGGGAAGGGCATGTTATAAAGTGA
- a CDS encoding ATP-binding protein: MDGFKDELAIFLLNISFVGTLFFIYYKYIEEKYTQNYSSVFITFVSGISIILCMIFTINPIEGFIFDMRHIPFIIGALYGGRTVGFILLVILLSFRIYIGGVGIWFTALEFFFIYSFLWFCIPRFQKLTNLRQKIKLATNISLITPIMFIIVVAVYNLNLTPPLLIILIFLHTVPVFGVIFFIRFIEKVREENLLLKEVKELEKMKIVSEIAASISHEVRNPLTVTSGFLQLLKDPDIPPEKRSEYVDYSLKELKRAEIIINDYLTFAKPSLDNIQLLHIEDEIEYVINIVNPYAVMNNVEILFEKNSNVVIAGERQKLHQCLINLMKNGIEAMPEGGRLDIELILNEKTRQATISISDSGVGMDQEQLERLGTPYYTTKGSKGTGLGTMVVYSIVKVMRGHIEVESEKNKGTRFVITLPCPEIQN; encoded by the coding sequence ATGGATGGATTTAAAGATGAATTGGCGATTTTTCTTTTAAATATTTCATTTGTTGGAACGTTATTCTTTATTTATTATAAATATATTGAAGAGAAATATACACAAAATTATAGTTCTGTTTTTATTACGTTTGTATCGGGTATTTCAATTATTTTGTGTATGATTTTTACGATTAATCCTATCGAAGGTTTTATCTTTGATATGAGACATATACCTTTTATTATAGGTGCATTATATGGTGGACGGACTGTTGGATTTATTTTATTAGTCATTTTACTAAGCTTTCGCATTTACATAGGTGGAGTTGGTATTTGGTTTACAGCCTTAGAGTTTTTCTTTATCTATAGTTTTCTATGGTTTTGTATCCCACGTTTTCAAAAATTAACAAACCTGCGACAGAAAATCAAATTGGCAACGAATATTTCATTAATTACTCCAATCATGTTTATCATTGTAGTAGCAGTCTATAATTTAAATTTAACACCACCTTTATTAATAATACTTATCTTTTTACATACTGTACCAGTATTTGGGGTCATTTTCTTCATTAGATTTATTGAAAAAGTACGTGAAGAAAACCTGCTTTTAAAAGAAGTAAAAGAATTAGAAAAAATGAAAATTGTGAGTGAAATAGCAGCTAGTATTTCACACGAGGTTAGAAATCCATTGACGGTTACAAGCGGGTTTCTTCAGCTTTTAAAGGACCCAGATATACCTCCAGAAAAAAGAAGTGAATATGTTGATTATTCACTAAAAGAGCTAAAACGTGCTGAAATCATTATTAATGATTATCTCACATTTGCAAAACCTTCATTAGACAATATCCAACTATTACATATTGAAGATGAGATTGAATATGTAATTAACATCGTGAATCCATATGCAGTGATGAATAACGTAGAGATACTCTTTGAAAAAAATTCAAATGTTGTGATAGCTGGAGAAAGACAAAAGCTTCATCAGTGTTTGATAAATTTAATGAAAAATGGAATTGAAGCGATGCCCGAAGGTGGTAGGTTAGATATAGAATTAATACTCAATGAAAAAACTCGGCAGGCAACCATTTCAATTTCAGATAGTGGTGTTGGCATGGACCAGGAACAACTTGAGCGTTTAGGTACGCCATATTACACGACAAAAGGTTCTAAAGGGACCGGTCTTGGTACGATGGTTGTTTATAGTATCGTTAAGGTTATGCGAGGTCATATTGAAGTGGAAAGTGAAAAAAATAAAGGTACGCGGTTTGTGATTACGTTACCTTGTCCTGAAATCCAAAATTAA
- a CDS encoding DUF1540 domain-containing protein: MPKVEVSCSIANCSFYGEGNVCTAEKIMVEIDNHANYNTEMSSELTEKNHIDKVNSSAETCCKTFKPKNK, translated from the coding sequence ATGCCTAAAGTAGAAGTGTCATGTTCAATCGCAAACTGTTCATTTTATGGTGAAGGAAACGTATGCACTGCTGAAAAAATTATGGTCGAGATTGATAACCATGCAAATTATAATACAGAAATGTCATCAGAGCTAACTGAAAAAAATCACATTGATAAAGTAAATTCTTCAGCAGAAACATGCTGTAAAACATTTAAACCGAAAAATAAATAG
- a CDS encoding polysaccharide deacetylase family protein, whose translation MRQLLFTWNLEILREHDVKGTFYLTGHEIENYFKEAIQIVEEGHEIGNHSYSHTRMVFKSPSFIKDEIEPGSIILLHVMFESRRESLNSVSPMITTLQEQGYRFTTVSELLGYK comes from the coding sequence ATGAGACAGCTCCTTTTTACTTGGAATTTAGAAATTTTACGAGAACATGATGTAAAAGGGACGTTTTACTTAACTGGTCATGAAATTGAAAATTATTTTAAAGAGGCGATACAAATTGTAGAGGAAGGACATGAAATTGGAAATCATTCCTATTCACACACTCGTATGGTGTTTAAATCTCCATCGTTCATTAAAGACGAGATTGAACCTGGATCTATCATTCTATTGCATGTCATGTTTGAAAGCAGACGAGAATCACTAAATTCCGTCAGTCCAATGATAACAACACTACAAGAGCAAGGATATAGGTTTACAACTGTTTCAGAGTTATTGGGGTATAAATAA